The Aneurinibacillus uraniidurans genome segment ATGGCATCATGCATCTGTCCAATAAAGGTATTGTGACAGTGGCAGATGATGCTGATGAGATCATGACGTGGGATACGATCGAGGATCTTTCGGATATTTACAAGCAGTTCCATAAGGTATGTAAAGAACATCTCCGTGTCATTGTATAATGAGACCAAATATACAACAAAATCCCGCCGTACCAGGCGGGATTTTTGTACATTTATATGGAAGGGGCAGTAAATATGAACGTGCGAATTCAATGGAACTATCGATCTCTTGTAGGTAAAAAGCGGACGCTGTTTACATCTGATCCTGTTTCTGCGCAAGATGCGCTTATTTTCGCAGCAGACATTGAGAAAACAGGCCGGGCTGTACAGCCACCTGAATTTGTTGCAGATAATGGGGATATATGGACACGCAAGGAATTAGAAAAGCTTTTGAAGAAAGTAGAAACCGAACCGCACGACATTATAGCCTATTTCGATGGGGGATATGATCGGGCACGTCGCATGGCCGGACTCGGGGTCGTGATTTATTTTGAGCAAGATGGGAGTAAGTACCGCATTCGCAAAAATGAGGCGGTGCCTTCGATTGACTCGAACAATGAAGCGGAATATGCGGCGCTTTGGCTTTTATTGCGGGAGCTTGAGCTGCTTGGCGCACATCATACCTCGGTCATCATTCGGGGAGATTCTCAAGTTGTATTTAACCAGTTAACGGGCGACTGGCCGGTGTATGAGGAAGAAGAAAATCGCTGGCTTGATCGAATTGAAGCGAAGCTCTCTGAACTGGATCTAACACCTAAATACGAACCGCTGCCGCGTACAGAAAATAAGGAAGCGGATATGCTTGCGGGGCAGGCGCTTGCCGGGGAGTGTATTCAAAGCCGAAAGCGGCTTGATATACATGAATGATCAGGTATAATAGTGAGTATTCCGAAAATAGATACGACACATGTGGATGGGGGATCAAGAGATGAAGGTAGCAAAATTTGGTGGGACATCATTGGCGAGTGCCGAACAGATTAAGAAAGTATGCAGCATTGTGCTTGCGGACGATACGCGTAAGCTGATTGTGGCATCGGCACCCGGAAAGCGCCATAAAGAAGATACAAAAGTAACAGATTTGTTAATTGCGCTTGCTGAGCGCTGCCTCGCCGGTGAAGCAGTAGAAGCCGCACTGGGAGCAGTTGTAGCCCGTTATCGCGAAATTGCAGATGGACTCGGTCTCGATGACGAAATTGTCAATATAATTGAACAAGACTTGCGTGCGCGTATGGCGCTTGATACCGGGAACCCTGAGATGTTTATGGATGCATTGAAAGCAAGCGGAGAAGATAATAATGCCAAAATTATTGCCCGCTATTTACAGAGCCAAGGTGTGAATGCAAGCTATGTGAATCCGAAAGACGCTGGTCTTCTCGTGAGTGATGAACATGGCAACGCTCAGGTGCTGCCGGAATCATACAACAATTTGTTGGCATTGCGTGACCGCGATGACGTTATGATTTTCCCAGGATTTTTTGGTTATGCGCCATCCGGTGAGATCGTAACATTTTCACGCGGTGGATCTGACATTACAGGTTCCATTTTGGCAGCTGCTGTAAAAGCGGATTTGTACGAGAACTTTACAGATGTCGATTCGGTATTTGCGGCAAATCCAAATCTAGTCGAGAACCCGGAAGCGATTCAAGACCTGACCTATCGAGAAATGCGTGAATTATCATACGCAGGTTTTTCCGTGTTCCATGATGAGGCTTTGATTCCGGCATTCCGTGCTGGCATTCCTGTTTGCATCAAAAATACAAATAATCCGTCTGCACCAGGCACGATGATTGTGTTTGAGCGTAAAGGAAATGGCAATCCGGTTGTTGGGATTGCAAGTGCGGATGGATTTTGCAGCATTTATGTAAGCAAATATTTAATGAACCGGGAGATTGGCTTTGGGCGCCGTCTGCTGCACATTCTTGAAGATGAAGGGCTGTCTTATGAGCATATCCCGTCAGGTATTGATGACATTACCGTTATCCTGAAAGACGCAGGTTTTGAAGGGGAGAAAGAAGCGCGGATTGTGAAGCGCATTAAAGAGGAATTGGTCGTGGATGATATTGTAATCGAACACGATCTGTCGATGATTATGATTGTTGGTGAAGGAATGCGCCATAATGTTGGGACGACAGCGCGTGCAGCGGGAGCACTTGCTCGTGCTCATGTCAACATTGAGATGATTAACCAAGGTTCTTCTGAAGTAAGCATGATGTTCGGAGTGAAAGCAGTTGAGGAACAAAAAGCTGTACAGGCAATTTATGATGAATTTTTCAAAAACGATAAAGTTGTGCCAAAAGAAGTAGTAAGCCACGCACGCGTGTAATAGAGAATATGTCCCCCTTCGCATATCTGTCAATTGGATGGGTACAATACAGAGCAAGGAGGGGGACGTATGATCGAGGTTACACTTCAATCGGGATGTTCGAATAGCTTGTATTTTGATGCCGTGCCCCGGGGGCTTGCTGCGTTTTCTGTGCAAGAAGATCGTTTAATTGGGCAAATGTCGCCGGATCAATTCGCTGACTTCTTGAAGGATAATAACTTAATTACGTATCGTGATTCCTTGAAAAGTTATGAAAGCGGCGAGAAAATTGGTGAGTTTACACCATTATAGACGTCATGCCAGAGTCCTTATTATGGGGCTCTTTTTTTATGTAAAAAGTAGTGGATCAATATAGCCGATACCATGTAATATAGTCTTATAGTTATGGTTGAAGAATGAGAATAAATGGGAACAAAGATAGAGGAATGTGTATTTTGAGAGGAAGAACAGAAACGGAGTGGGCATGATGGCATCGTCGTATGTTGATTTTTTCAAGGACAAACGTGGCAAGGTCGTGTCCTGTATCGTGAATACATACACGAATAGTGGAGTAACGCGATCCGTAACGATTGAGCTCGGGCGTAAATATGTAATTGATCCAATTAATTTGCTAAAGAAGAAGCACCGAGGCCGTACTTGTATGGTCATTGGCTTTATCACGGATGAGCAGGGTACACCTTCTGATGTGCGGGTTAAATTTTTGGATACAAGTCGAACGGGGCGGATTAGTATTCGGGATATTGTGCCGGTGGATGTTGCGAAAAACAGATCTGATCGATTTTTTAATCCGTAGAAACTTGATGTATGACAGAAGAAGTCATAAGATAAGAGTCGGGTGTGAAACGTTGGCAAAGATAAGCAGGAGGGAATGAAATGCAGCAAACAGAAGCTATTAGACAGTTGCATGCCGTACGGGATGAACTTCTCGCACACGAGGTGTATGGACAGATGACTACACCAGATCGGGTGCGGATTATGATGAAGCATCATGTATTTGCGGTATGGGACTTCATGAGTCTACTGAAGCGACTACAGCAGGGAGTCACATCAGTAACGGTGCCTTGGATGCCATATCCGAACCCGGAATATACGCGGTTTGTTAATGAAATCGTACTGGGGGAAGAATCGGATGAGGATGGACAAGGCGGCTATATTAGCCACTTTGAACTGTACTTGCAGGCGATGGAAGAGGCAGGAGCAGATCAAGGACCTATTCAAGCGTTTCTAGAAGAGCTTACAGCTGGAAAGCCGTATGAAGAGGCACTGCGCCATCCGTCTGTTCCGAAGACGGCACGTGAGTTTGTTGCATTCAACCTACGCGTGGCGCTGACTGGAGAGCTGCATGAAGTGGCGGCTGTATTCTTCTATGGACGTGAAGGGCTAATTCCTGATATGTTCCGCTTGCTTCTTGCGTCATTAGAGAAAAAAGGTGCTTCTTCTAAATGGCTGGATTATTACTTACGTCGTCACATTGAGCTTGACGAAGATGAACACGGCCCACTCGCGGAGCGTTTGCTTGTGAGTCTATGTGGAAACGATCCGAAAAAGCTGGAAGAAGCGTATACAATCGCTCAGACGGCCCTGCAGATGCGTGGGCGGCTGT includes the following:
- a CDS encoding reverse transcriptase-like protein translates to MNVRIQWNYRSLVGKKRTLFTSDPVSAQDALIFAADIEKTGRAVQPPEFVADNGDIWTRKELEKLLKKVETEPHDIIAYFDGGYDRARRMAGLGVVIYFEQDGSKYRIRKNEAVPSIDSNNEAEYAALWLLLRELELLGAHHTSVIIRGDSQVVFNQLTGDWPVYEEEENRWLDRIEAKLSELDLTPKYEPLPRTENKEADMLAGQALAGECIQSRKRLDIHE
- a CDS encoding aspartate kinase; amino-acid sequence: MKVAKFGGTSLASAEQIKKVCSIVLADDTRKLIVASAPGKRHKEDTKVTDLLIALAERCLAGEAVEAALGAVVARYREIADGLGLDDEIVNIIEQDLRARMALDTGNPEMFMDALKASGEDNNAKIIARYLQSQGVNASYVNPKDAGLLVSDEHGNAQVLPESYNNLLALRDRDDVMIFPGFFGYAPSGEIVTFSRGGSDITGSILAAAVKADLYENFTDVDSVFAANPNLVENPEAIQDLTYREMRELSYAGFSVFHDEALIPAFRAGIPVCIKNTNNPSAPGTMIVFERKGNGNPVVGIASADGFCSIYVSKYLMNREIGFGRRLLHILEDEGLSYEHIPSGIDDITVILKDAGFEGEKEARIVKRIKEELVVDDIVIEHDLSMIMIVGEGMRHNVGTTARAAGALARAHVNIEMINQGSSEVSMMFGVKAVEEQKAVQAIYDEFFKNDKVVPKEVVSHARV
- a CDS encoding DUF3050 domain-containing protein, translating into MQQTEAIRQLHAVRDELLAHEVYGQMTTPDRVRIMMKHHVFAVWDFMSLLKRLQQGVTSVTVPWMPYPNPEYTRFVNEIVLGEESDEDGQGGYISHFELYLQAMEEAGADQGPIQAFLEELTAGKPYEEALRHPSVPKTAREFVAFNLRVALTGELHEVAAVFFYGREGLIPDMFRLLLASLEKKGASSKWLDYYLRRHIELDEDEHGPLAERLLVSLCGNDPKKLEEAYTIAQTALQMRGRLWDGVVEEIEKQGL